From one Chryseobacterium sp. 3008163 genomic stretch:
- a CDS encoding response regulator transcription factor: MKKIVLIEDETSVVSFIKKGLQEKGYEVSVAFDGLTGVSLVQENDFELVILDIMLPGMNGLDVCKEIRKTNKHVPILFLTALGSSENIVLGLESGGDDYLVKPFKFIELVARIKSLLRRSVPIATPEVTEDETFNEYLFQFSDLTVNDYTKKVVRAGEEISLTSTEYKLLMYFLNNPEKVISRAEILDAVWGVNYELGTNVVDVYVNYLRKKIDNQDDKKLIHTVIGMGYVLKKP; this comes from the coding sequence ATGAAAAAAATTGTTCTAATCGAAGATGAAACCAGCGTAGTTTCTTTTATTAAAAAAGGGCTTCAGGAAAAAGGATATGAAGTTTCGGTGGCATTTGACGGATTAACCGGCGTAAGCCTGGTGCAGGAGAATGATTTCGAACTGGTCATTTTAGATATTATGCTTCCCGGAATGAATGGTCTCGATGTCTGCAAAGAAATCAGAAAAACCAACAAACACGTTCCTATTCTTTTCTTAACGGCATTGGGAAGTTCAGAAAATATTGTACTCGGACTAGAAAGTGGCGGTGATGATTATCTGGTAAAGCCTTTTAAGTTTATCGAATTAGTTGCCAGAATTAAGTCATTACTAAGAAGAAGCGTTCCCATTGCAACTCCCGAAGTAACAGAAGATGAAACTTTTAATGAATATCTTTTTCAGTTTTCAGATTTGACGGTGAACGATTATACCAAAAAAGTAGTGCGTGCCGGAGAAGAAATTTCTCTGACCTCTACCGAATATAAATTATTGATGTATTTCCTCAACAATCCCGAAAAAGTAATTTCAAGAGCTGAAATTCTGGATGCTGTCTGGGGCGTAAATTATGAGCTTGGAACCAATGTTGTAGATGTTTATGTCAATTATTTAAGGAAAAAAATAGATAACCAGGACGACAAAAAGCTCATCCACACAGTGATTGGTATGGGTTATGTTCTGAAAAAGCCATAG
- a CDS encoding beta-carotene 15,15'-monooxygenase, which translates to MNAMTSNIKNLFRLKTVPTDENQNQLPTAESVDNESTEESRKRTYHESGYRDGTRNSGNHTALSICLDAIYSKFQNEEKQLVEKQSKLKEPYLNEQKNKETEIKGLTVSLDNKEDKLNNIGEDIKNVQDKIEGLKFEINDLPRNPEAYSVNATKGASTKFWIGLILLIPISLYLFTFYISTSYSAFFKSFDANGNIIQSVLDAQAFNKAWAEGPLEGAFVTLIPFVFLGLGYLIHMFGENKSFGNYAKIALLFIITFVFDAILAYEIESKLYELNKTFESLPFDLKIAFTKNQFWGIIFAGFIVYIIWGLVFDFVMKEHKEKDKIKNEQIRRQKDILVHQERIVDFEKQKEEVRNSIGSIKELIAKAKGRIEELQNIIDGVIIPTKDYKLYASEYMQGWITFMSEKLAVSQSVKQEMIEECKKQYNYNLNKVGANSDSQNSVYMSVL; encoded by the coding sequence ATGAATGCCATGACCTCAAATATTAAAAATCTTTTCAGATTAAAAACTGTTCCGACTGATGAAAATCAAAATCAACTTCCGACAGCTGAATCTGTAGACAATGAATCAACAGAAGAAAGCCGAAAAAGAACGTATCACGAATCCGGTTACAGGGACGGAACAAGAAATAGCGGAAATCACACTGCCCTATCAATTTGCCTTGATGCCATTTATTCTAAATTTCAAAATGAAGAAAAACAACTCGTTGAAAAACAAAGTAAATTAAAAGAACCTTACCTCAACGAACAGAAAAATAAGGAAACCGAGATCAAAGGACTCACCGTTTCTTTAGATAACAAAGAAGATAAACTCAACAACATTGGAGAAGATATTAAAAATGTTCAGGATAAAATTGAAGGTTTGAAATTTGAAATCAATGATTTACCAAGAAATCCTGAAGCTTACAGTGTGAACGCCACAAAAGGTGCCTCTACGAAATTCTGGATTGGTTTGATTCTCTTAATTCCGATCAGTTTATACCTGTTTACTTTCTACATTTCAACTTCTTATTCTGCTTTTTTCAAAAGTTTCGATGCGAACGGAAATATTATTCAAAGTGTTCTCGATGCACAGGCATTCAACAAAGCTTGGGCTGAAGGTCCGCTGGAAGGTGCTTTTGTGACTTTGATTCCGTTTGTTTTCTTAGGTTTGGGATATTTGATCCACATGTTTGGCGAAAATAAAAGCTTTGGCAATTACGCTAAAATCGCATTATTATTCATTATCACATTTGTTTTCGATGCAATTCTGGCTTACGAAATTGAATCTAAATTATATGAACTGAACAAAACTTTTGAGTCTCTTCCATTCGATCTCAAAATAGCATTTACGAAAAACCAGTTTTGGGGAATTATTTTCGCCGGGTTTATAGTGTATATCATTTGGGGGTTGGTTTTCGACTTTGTGATGAAAGAGCATAAAGAAAAAGACAAGATCAAAAACGAACAAATTAGAAGACAAAAAGATATTTTGGTTCATCAGGAAAGAATCGTTGATTTTGAGAAACAAAAAGAAGAAGTGAGAAACAGCATCGGAAGCATCAAAGAATTGATTGCCAAAGCAAAAGGCAGAATTGAAGAACTTCAGAATATTATCGACGGAGTGATTATTCCAACTAAAGATTACAAACTCTACGCATCAGAATATATGCAGGGCTGGATCACATTTATGAGTGAAAAATTAGCCGTTTCCCAATCAGTAAAACAGGAAATGATAGAAGAATGTAAGAAGCAATACAATTACAATCTCAACAAAGTAGGAGCAAATTCCGACAGTCAGAATTCTGTTTATATGTCAGTTTTATAA
- a CDS encoding DUF6804 family protein has translation MKYLIIIASLCCFIGIIDLPIGYYTFLRIIVSFMSFVIIVNEFKTRRFWFITFVLIFVLFNPIYPIYLYLKSVWIFIDCIVGLLLLYYFYSLIPRKKIKEPETIDIQHQEIPRTRDRIIK, from the coding sequence ATGAAATACCTCATCATTATAGCTTCATTATGCTGTTTTATCGGCATTATCGATTTACCGATTGGCTACTACACTTTTCTTCGGATCATCGTTTCTTTCATGTCATTCGTGATTATTGTGAATGAATTTAAAACAAGAAGATTTTGGTTTATCACTTTTGTTTTGATCTTTGTTCTTTTCAACCCGATTTACCCGATTTACCTTTATTTAAAGTCAGTTTGGATCTTTATTGATTGCATTGTCGGACTTTTATTACTCTACTATTTCTACAGTTTAATTCCAAGGAAAAAAATAAAAGAACCGGAAACAATCGACATTCAGCACCAAGAAATCCCAAGAACAAGAGACCGAATAATCAAATAA
- a CDS encoding YegP family protein, translating to MGKFVITQRVNKEYQFNLKANNGEIILMSEGYVQKSSCQKGIESVKINSQDDARYDRRVAVNGKDYFVLKAGNGEIIGTSQYYSSKSSMEVGISSVKINAPTAEVIDETI from the coding sequence ATGGGAAAATTTGTAATCACTCAAAGAGTAAACAAAGAATATCAATTCAACCTAAAAGCCAACAACGGAGAAATCATTTTAATGAGTGAAGGTTATGTACAGAAATCATCTTGCCAGAAAGGAATAGAATCTGTGAAAATCAATTCTCAAGACGACGCAAGATATGACAGACGAGTTGCTGTAAACGGTAAAGATTATTTTGTTTTGAAAGCTGGAAACGGAGAAATTATTGGTACGAGCCAATATTACAGTTCGAAATCTTCAATGGAAGTAGGGATTTCTTCAGTAAAAATAAATGCTCCAACAGCAGAAGTTATTGATGAAACTATTTAA
- a CDS encoding DNA-binding response regulator yields MFKKALIAEDFESYNSSVQKALEELKIEIIDNVHYCDDAFMKIKKSIRERNPYDLLITDLSFVKDHRKQNINGGRELINAIKVEQPTIKIIVFSIEDRAEIVDDLFKTHEINGFVSKGREDLKELKRATKAIYNNEKYISTNVKNSIKTKNSYDFTRFEIILVKLLSEGMKQKQIPDYLKDNNIKPSSLSSVEKALNNMKESLEISSNEQFVALCKDWGII; encoded by the coding sequence ATGTTTAAAAAAGCACTAATAGCCGAAGATTTCGAAAGTTACAACTCATCCGTTCAGAAAGCTCTTGAAGAATTAAAAATTGAGATCATAGACAATGTTCATTATTGTGATGATGCATTCATGAAGATCAAAAAAAGCATCCGTGAGAGAAACCCTTATGATCTGCTTATTACCGATCTTTCGTTTGTCAAAGACCACCGAAAGCAGAATATCAACGGTGGTCGAGAACTCATAAATGCTATTAAAGTTGAACAACCTACCATAAAAATCATTGTTTTCTCAATAGAAGATCGTGCTGAAATTGTAGATGATCTTTTCAAGACCCATGAAATCAATGGTTTCGTATCAAAAGGACGTGAAGATCTTAAAGAATTGAAACGAGCAACAAAAGCCATTTATAATAATGAAAAATATATTTCAACTAATGTCAAAAATTCAATAAAAACCAAAAACTCTTATGATTTTACAAGATTTGAGATTATTCTGGTGAAGTTGCTTTCAGAAGGTATGAAGCAAAAACAAATTCCAGATTATTTAAAGGATAATAATATTAAGCCATCTAGTTTAAGCAGTGTGGAAAAAGCTCTCAATAATATGAAAGAATCTTTGGAAATCAGTAGTAACGAGCAATTCGTTGCTCTTTGTAAAGATTGGGGAATTATTTAG
- a CDS encoding sensor histidine kinase: MGYFWNEKRKKHIRLEKEKEKELEVKNTELRYSKKVHDKVANKVYHVMSEVENTENMNKEVLLYKLDGIYQISRDISYEKNDVALEHNFSQHLSQMLKSYSSETIKVPIIGNEESLWEDIPDNSKVEIFYILQELMTNMKKHSKADKVLLDFSRENGLINISYSDNGVGISTHSPKNGLQNTESRINSIGGTINFDTKTENGLKINLSFPAKN; encoded by the coding sequence TTGGGATACTTTTGGAACGAAAAAAGAAAAAAACATATAAGACTGGAGAAAGAAAAAGAAAAAGAACTCGAAGTAAAAAACACAGAACTCAGATATTCCAAAAAAGTACACGATAAAGTAGCCAATAAGGTTTATCATGTAATGTCGGAAGTGGAAAATACTGAGAATATGAATAAAGAAGTTTTGCTTTATAAACTTGATGGAATTTATCAGATTTCGCGCGATATATCCTATGAAAAAAATGATGTTGCTCTTGAGCATAATTTCTCACAGCATTTATCTCAAATGCTAAAATCTTACTCCTCAGAAACAATTAAAGTTCCGATTATAGGCAATGAAGAATCTTTATGGGAAGACATTCCAGACAATTCTAAAGTTGAAATTTTCTATATTTTACAGGAACTCATGACCAATATGAAAAAACACAGCAAAGCCGATAAAGTTCTTCTTGATTTTTCACGGGAAAATGGACTGATCAACATTTCATATTCTGATAATGGCGTAGGAATTTCAACACATTCTCCTAAAAATGGTTTGCAAAATACGGAATCCCGTATAAATTCTATTGGTGGAACAATTAATTTTGACACGAAGACAGAAAATGGTTTAAAAATAAACCTTTCATTTCCAGCAAAAAATTAA
- a CDS encoding tetratricopeptide repeat protein: MAIIQSNNGDFYGSIETSLEANKLLRDESDSIVKSTLAASYNNMAISSSFLKNYEESVSFYKKALQFSNDDKNRYIYNNNIGDALILLGKYKEAKKHLELASLTKDSLIYAKALNNLARAKFLENQNYNPLLELNKALQIRQNKENLEGQNSSFSTLADYYFDKKPEKSLFYAYKLLETAEKIKIPEDQVNALQRIIVLDRPNYLKSFQRLTAINDSTQTARNKAKNQFAVIRYDVEKKMLRIKI, from the coding sequence ATGGCAATTATTCAATCTAATAACGGAGATTTTTACGGAAGTATAGAAACTTCATTAGAAGCTAATAAATTATTACGGGATGAGAGTGACAGTATTGTAAAAAGTACTTTGGCTGCCAGTTACAATAATATGGCAATTTCATCATCATTTTTAAAAAATTATGAAGAGTCTGTTTCTTTTTACAAGAAAGCTTTACAATTTTCCAATGACGATAAAAATAGATATATATATAATAATAATATTGGTGATGCACTTATACTTTTAGGCAAATACAAAGAAGCTAAAAAGCATTTGGAATTGGCTTCTTTAACAAAAGACAGTTTAATTTATGCAAAGGCACTTAATAATCTTGCTAGAGCTAAGTTTCTTGAAAATCAAAATTATAATCCATTATTGGAATTAAATAAAGCTTTACAAATCAGACAAAATAAAGAAAATTTAGAAGGACAAAATTCAAGTTTTTCGACATTAGCAGATTATTATTTTGATAAAAAGCCTGAAAAATCTTTATTTTATGCATATAAACTTCTGGAAACCGCAGAGAAAATAAAAATTCCCGAAGATCAAGTAAACGCTTTACAAAGAATTATTGTTCTTGATCGACCAAATTATTTAAAGAGCTTTCAAAGATTAACAGCAATAAATGATAGCACACAAACCGCCAGAAATAAAGCCAAAAATCAATTTGCCGTAATAAGATATGATGTTGAAAAAAAGATGTTGAGAATAAAAATTTAA
- a CDS encoding ROK family protein has protein sequence MSVVDLSKQVALGIDIGGTNTKFGLVNHRGQILAKGSLPTDQYDTPEAFIDALHEKIQPLIDEHGVEKMIEGIGVGAPNANYYRGTIEQAPNLPWKGVIQFADLMTEKFGQPCKMTNDANAAALGEMMYGAARGMKDFIMITLGTGVGSGIVSSGHLIYGHDGFAGELGHTIVKPGGRKHWSTGSEGSLEAYASATGIAITAKKMRAEFPESMLNQYPEDTINSKTVHECALKGDPVAIEVFRYTGQKLGEALANFVMFSSPEAILLFGGVIKAGDFILKPAKLHMERNLLPIFRNKVRLVFSELDEADAAILGASALVWEK, from the coding sequence ATGTCAGTAGTAGATTTGTCAAAACAGGTTGCATTAGGTATCGATATCGGTGGAACCAATACTAAATTTGGTTTAGTAAATCACAGAGGCCAGATTTTAGCAAAAGGTTCACTTCCCACCGATCAGTATGATACGCCGGAAGCATTTATCGATGCATTGCATGAAAAAATTCAACCGTTGATCGATGAGCATGGAGTAGAAAAAATGATAGAAGGAATCGGTGTAGGAGCGCCTAACGCAAACTATTACAGAGGAACCATCGAGCAGGCCCCTAACCTTCCATGGAAAGGCGTGATTCAGTTTGCAGACTTAATGACTGAAAAATTCGGACAGCCTTGCAAAATGACCAATGATGCCAACGCTGCAGCTTTAGGTGAAATGATGTACGGCGCTGCAAGAGGCATGAAAGATTTCATCATGATTACCTTAGGAACAGGCGTTGGAAGCGGAATTGTTTCTAGCGGACATTTAATTTACGGTCATGACGGTTTTGCAGGAGAATTGGGTCACACCATCGTAAAGCCAGGCGGAAGAAAACACTGGAGCACCGGCTCTGAAGGAAGCCTTGAAGCATATGCATCTGCAACAGGTATTGCCATTACTGCAAAAAAAATGAGAGCAGAATTCCCAGAATCTATGCTGAATCAATATCCTGAAGACACCATCAATTCTAAAACAGTTCACGAATGTGCTTTAAAAGGTGATCCCGTAGCCATAGAAGTTTTCAGATATACCGGTCAGAAATTGGGTGAAGCTTTGGCAAATTTTGTCATGTTCTCTTCACCAGAAGCAATTTTGCTATTCGGAGGGGTAATCAAAGCAGGAGATTTTATTTTAAAACCTGCAAAACTTCACATGGAAAGAAATCTTTTACCTATTTTCAGAAACAAAGTAAGATTGGTTTTCAGTGAATTGGATGAAGCAGATGCTGCCATTTTAGGAGCAAGCGCTTTGGTTTGGGAAAAATAA
- a CDS encoding PepSY-associated TM helix domain-containing protein — MKKKHHHKNKPSLFKKWTGKLHLWFGLGIGFLIFIISITGALYVFKDEVENFTRKEVIYHNEQNIDQKQILPIRVLEKSVVAQVKEKYPVHWVNIPIDKKMSYQFYWYEHNPKAWNYFEEFPIYKVAYVNPYNGKVLQTYDEKNGFFQIVKMIHWSYLLKQEWGTYVVGIPVIIFVIMLISGIILWWPKNKAARKQRFSFKWQNVKSWKRKNYDLHNVLGFYASIFALIFSLTGLFYAFFVVQAAFYFIFSGGSTAYPDFTSIKTKAPIELRTEETLDKISNTVKAKYPESFGFAIDLGHPHMDDHEHPNFEVYVKHLSYSYHKSSSLIFDENSGELLHTHDMKDKNFGEKTVGANYDIHVGSILGLPTKIIAFIVSLICASLPVTGFLVWWGRRKKTKKAI; from the coding sequence ATGAAGAAAAAACATCACCACAAAAATAAACCAAGCCTTTTCAAAAAATGGACAGGGAAACTGCATTTATGGTTCGGATTGGGAATCGGATTTCTGATTTTCATTATCTCAATTACCGGTGCTTTGTATGTGTTCAAAGACGAGGTCGAAAACTTTACCAGAAAAGAGGTTATCTATCATAACGAACAAAATATTGATCAGAAACAAATCCTTCCAATCAGAGTTTTAGAAAAATCGGTGGTGGCACAGGTGAAAGAAAAATATCCCGTGCATTGGGTCAATATTCCGATTGATAAAAAGATGTCTTACCAGTTTTATTGGTATGAGCACAATCCGAAAGCATGGAATTATTTTGAAGAATTTCCTATTTACAAGGTGGCTTACGTCAATCCATACAACGGAAAAGTTCTACAGACTTACGACGAGAAAAATGGCTTTTTCCAGATTGTAAAAATGATTCACTGGAGTTATTTACTAAAACAGGAATGGGGAACTTACGTCGTAGGAATCCCGGTGATTATCTTTGTCATTATGCTGATTTCAGGGATTATCTTATGGTGGCCAAAAAACAAAGCAGCCAGAAAACAACGTTTTTCATTCAAATGGCAAAATGTAAAAAGCTGGAAAAGAAAAAACTACGACCTTCACAATGTTTTAGGTTTTTACGCATCCATATTTGCTTTAATATTTTCTCTGACAGGTTTATTCTATGCTTTTTTTGTTGTTCAGGCAGCATTTTATTTTATCTTTTCAGGTGGAAGTACGGCTTATCCAGACTTTACATCGATTAAAACAAAAGCACCGATTGAGTTGAGAACCGAAGAAACTTTAGACAAAATCAGCAATACGGTAAAAGCAAAATATCCTGAATCTTTCGGCTTTGCAATCGATTTAGGACATCCCCACATGGATGATCATGAGCATCCGAACTTTGAGGTTTATGTAAAACACCTCTCCTATTCTTATCACAAAAGCAGCAGTTTGATTTTTGATGAGAACTCAGGTGAACTTTTGCATACCCACGATATGAAAGACAAAAATTTTGGTGAAAAAACTGTGGGAGCCAATTATGATATTCACGTGGGATCAATCTTAGGTTTACCTACTAAAATTATTGCCTTTATTGTAAGCTTAATTTGTGCTTCATTACCTGTAACCGGATTCTTAGTTTGGTGGGGAAGAAGAAAAAAGACGAAAAAGGCCATTTGA
- a CDS encoding TonB-dependent receptor domain-containing protein — translation MKVKVGDFDTLSSLKADGTFTKSIFVKGGELEYNALVANLGLRYNINPMINLFGSFSQAYSINELGRILRTSTSDTITKLETKPIIVNNYELGATGQITKWLNYEVTSYVSTSKLGATFIQSPDRALTIQRSPEVVYGVEGFLHFTPAKWINFGGSYSWMEGITSVKDDGDYSTKINNSRISAPKVLAYVQVRPTEKLSIGVDMLNAFRQNRFDPNAKTGLYVYGEGEVPGYTVFNFKSSYDVNQNWKVSLGVENVFNKMYQPAIAWWAARDADFTNSLGMRGTFMVEYRF, via the coding sequence ATGAAAGTAAAAGTAGGTGATTTTGACACTCTTTCATCACTAAAAGCCGACGGAACTTTTACCAAAAGTATTTTTGTGAAAGGTGGAGAACTCGAATACAATGCATTAGTAGCCAATCTTGGACTCCGTTATAATATCAACCCGATGATTAATCTTTTCGGAAGTTTTTCACAGGCTTATTCTATTAACGAGTTGGGAAGAATTTTAAGAACCTCAACTTCCGATACGATTACCAAGCTCGAAACCAAACCAATCATTGTCAACAACTACGAATTGGGAGCAACAGGGCAAATTACCAAATGGTTAAATTATGAAGTAACTTCTTACGTAAGTACATCAAAATTAGGAGCTACATTCATCCAAAGTCCAGACAGAGCTTTAACAATCCAGAGATCTCCCGAAGTGGTGTATGGTGTGGAAGGATTTTTACATTTCACTCCTGCAAAATGGATCAATTTCGGAGGAAGCTACAGCTGGATGGAAGGAATTACTTCTGTAAAAGATGACGGAGATTATTCAACAAAAATTAATAACAGCAGAATTTCTGCACCGAAAGTTCTCGCGTATGTTCAGGTAAGACCTACTGAAAAATTATCTATCGGAGTGGATATGCTTAATGCTTTCAGGCAAAATAGATTTGACCCAAATGCAAAAACAGGATTGTATGTTTATGGCGAAGGTGAAGTACCCGGCTACACTGTTTTCAACTTTAAATCGAGCTATGATGTTAACCAAAACTGGAAAGTATCTTTAGGAGTAGAAAATGTGTTCAACAAAATGTACCAGCCTGCAATTGCGTGGTGGGCAGCAAGAGACGCAGACTTCACGAATTCATTAGGGATGCGTGGAACGTTCATGGTTGAATACAGATTTTAA
- a CDS encoding TonB-dependent receptor plug domain-containing protein → MKKIILSVASLATITTFAQQKDSLQVKDVDEVVMTASRKSENIKEIPSSVTIVGEKQIQSQLTVNSDITSILQYTVPSLATSSGQTSNTGQTLRGRQVLVLIDGIPQSTPLRNGARDLRVIDPTVIERIEVIKGASSIYGNGADGGIINYITRKSKSDKKISGISQVGITGQPYGGTLGVRASQFLSGKITDKFDYVASFAYERTGYMKDADGINLSPTYSPAKMDNYNGMLKLGYNFNENQRIEASYIGYASKSDLNLGLKTGKYGQIPTIGEGESKNLETTPQGTPRNHNFKISYDNKNIFWNTSLNLNLYLQDFRTVYGYSDTFLNGGQSNVISNKKGARLNLDTQLWNAKNSQGEVIYGVDILNDQTVQKLEDGRYWTPDMDMTNIAPFLLVKIDLLKN, encoded by the coding sequence ATGAAGAAAATCATTTTATCTGTAGCATCTTTAGCTACTATCACAACATTTGCTCAACAAAAAGATTCTTTACAAGTTAAAGACGTAGACGAAGTGGTCATGACAGCTTCCAGAAAAAGCGAAAACATCAAAGAAATACCAAGTTCAGTTACGATTGTCGGCGAAAAGCAGATTCAGTCGCAATTAACGGTTAACTCAGATATTACAAGTATTTTACAATATACGGTTCCGAGTTTGGCGACAAGTTCAGGACAGACTTCAAATACCGGACAAACATTGAGAGGACGCCAGGTTTTGGTTTTAATTGATGGAATTCCGCAATCTACACCGCTTAGAAACGGAGCGAGAGATTTAAGAGTAATTGATCCTACCGTTATCGAAAGAATTGAAGTGATCAAAGGTGCTTCATCAATCTATGGAAACGGTGCAGACGGTGGAATTATCAATTACATTACTAGAAAAAGCAAATCAGATAAAAAGATTTCCGGAATTTCCCAAGTTGGAATTACCGGACAGCCTTACGGAGGAACTCTTGGGGTGAGAGCTAGTCAGTTTTTATCCGGAAAAATCACAGATAAATTCGATTATGTGGCTTCTTTCGCTTACGAAAGAACAGGCTATATGAAAGATGCAGATGGCATCAATTTAAGTCCCACGTACAGTCCTGCAAAAATGGATAACTACAACGGAATGTTGAAATTAGGCTATAATTTTAATGAAAATCAAAGGATTGAAGCGTCTTACATTGGTTACGCTTCAAAATCTGATCTTAATTTAGGTTTAAAAACAGGAAAATATGGCCAAATTCCAACGATTGGGGAAGGCGAAAGCAAAAACTTAGAAACAACACCGCAGGGAACACCAAGAAATCACAATTTTAAAATCAGCTACGACAATAAGAATATATTTTGGAACACCTCACTCAATCTCAACCTTTATCTGCAGGATTTCAGAACAGTTTACGGATATAGTGATACTTTCTTGAACGGAGGTCAGTCTAATGTTATTTCCAATAAAAAAGGAGCAAGACTTAACTTGGATACTCAATTGTGGAATGCTAAAAATTCTCAGGGAGAAGTAATTTATGGAGTGGATATCCTGAATGACCAAACCGTTCAGAAACTAGAAGATGGCCGTTACTGGACTCCCGATATGGATATGACCAACATAGCCCCTTTCCTATTGGTGAAAATTGATTTACTAAAAAATTAA
- a CDS encoding PepSY-associated TM helix domain-containing protein: MASFFYMKKKHHHKKKPSFIKKWSAKLHLWFGLSVGIIVFIISLTGTMYVFKDEIQSQLRKDAIYVKKESIIAEPLSIEVLRDKVSLEVNEKYQISSVEIPLDKNKSYEFLYYEKDKKAWNYFDEVKINKLVYMNQYTGEILGIYNEKYDLFPILKSIHWSLLLKADWGKYVVGIPVVLFIIMLITGIVLWWPKNKKMIKGRFSFDWKNVKTWKRKNYDLHNVLGFYASFIALIMSLSGIYFAYPWVKNAFNFTLSGTIDLPKEKEAKSPDSLLAKNNSVFDLTAKETRKLYSSSSSFRIPLNGKNKKGKDLKNIPVTVYGEEGKFAIRNQLAFDKYSGKLLSNKPHQELTTAEKYAYANYDIHTGSYFGFIGKIIWFIAGLICTSLPVTGFLIWLGKQKKKGIKA, translated from the coding sequence ATGGCTAGCTTTTTTTATATGAAGAAGAAGCATCATCATAAAAAGAAACCTTCGTTTATAAAAAAATGGTCTGCTAAACTGCATTTGTGGTTTGGTTTATCTGTTGGGATTATAGTATTCATCATTTCTTTGACAGGGACGATGTATGTTTTTAAAGATGAGATTCAGAGTCAGCTCAGGAAAGATGCGATTTACGTTAAGAAAGAATCTATCATTGCAGAGCCTTTGTCTATTGAAGTACTTCGTGATAAAGTTTCGTTAGAGGTTAATGAAAAATATCAGATTAGCTCTGTGGAGATTCCTTTAGATAAAAATAAATCTTACGAATTTCTATACTACGAAAAAGACAAAAAAGCCTGGAATTATTTTGATGAAGTGAAAATCAACAAATTAGTTTATATGAACCAATACACCGGAGAAATTCTGGGGATTTATAATGAAAAATATGACCTCTTCCCTATTTTAAAATCCATTCATTGGAGCTTATTATTAAAAGCTGATTGGGGAAAATATGTAGTAGGAATTCCGGTTGTCTTGTTTATCATTATGCTTATTACGGGAATCGTTCTCTGGTGGCCAAAAAATAAGAAAATGATAAAAGGTCGTTTTTCATTCGACTGGAAAAACGTAAAAACCTGGAAACGTAAAAACTATGATCTTCATAATGTTTTAGGATTTTATGCTTCATTTATTGCTTTAATCATGAGCCTTTCCGGAATTTATTTCGCATATCCCTGGGTGAAAAATGCATTCAATTTTACATTATCCGGAACGATTGATTTGCCTAAAGAAAAGGAAGCTAAATCTCCTGATTCACTTTTAGCAAAAAACAATTCAGTTTTTGACCTTACAGCAAAGGAGACCCGAAAATTATATTCAAGTTCATCAAGTTTCAGAATTCCGTTAAACGGAAAAAATAAAAAAGGAAAAGATTTAAAAAATATTCCAGTGACTGTTTATGGTGAAGAAGGAAAATTTGCCATCAGAAATCAGTTAGCATTTGATAAATATTCAGGAAAACTCCTGTCTAATAAACCTCATCAGGAACTTACTACTGCAGAAAAATATGCCTATGCCAATTATGACATTCACACAGGATCCTATTTCGGATTCATAGGAAAGATTATTTGGTTTATTGCAGGGCTGATCTGCACATCATTGCCCGTAACGGGATTTTTAATATGGCTGGGGAAACAAAAGAAAAAAGGAATTAAAGCGTAA